The Candidatus Protochlamydia phocaeensis genome contains a region encoding:
- a CDS encoding class I SAM-dependent methyltransferase, whose amino-acid sequence MLKSYQQLCTEFYDLTKPRACEGEVNFYANLIDNADGPILEAMCGSGRLLIPLLEKGYQIEGVDLSSSMLQQCAKRCRQAHLPVQLYHQSMQSLSLPHPYALIYIPVGSFQLFPDRLEALHILQILYRHLIPGGLLILDISVPWDSLHACIEGDQLVDSPKPVVLERRINDAEGHLYHLHSHLTIYPKEQLEVYFNRYEKWKGDQLLATEEEELFIRWYYRYEMELLLEKAGFSSIKLSEVSFSHSPQAQLYQAKK is encoded by the coding sequence ATGCTCAAAAGTTATCAGCAGCTTTGCACGGAATTTTATGATTTGACCAAACCACGGGCGTGTGAGGGCGAGGTCAATTTTTATGCCAATTTGATAGACAATGCAGATGGCCCTATCTTAGAAGCCATGTGCGGATCCGGGCGACTGCTCATTCCCCTTCTCGAAAAAGGCTATCAGATTGAAGGCGTCGACCTTTCCTCCTCCATGCTTCAGCAATGCGCCAAGCGCTGTCGGCAGGCACATCTTCCCGTCCAGCTCTATCATCAATCCATGCAATCGCTTTCTCTTCCCCATCCCTATGCCTTGATTTATATTCCCGTCGGCTCTTTTCAACTGTTCCCCGATCGCTTAGAAGCTTTGCATATCTTGCAAATCCTTTACCGTCATCTTATTCCTGGCGGTCTATTGATTTTAGATATCTCCGTTCCTTGGGACTCTTTGCACGCCTGCATTGAAGGAGATCAGCTAGTCGATTCGCCCAAACCAGTGGTGCTTGAGCGTCGGATCAATGACGCGGAAGGGCACCTCTATCATTTGCATTCACATCTCACTATTTATCCTAAAGAACAGCTAGAAGTCTATTTTAATCGCTATGAAAAATGGAAAGGAGACCAATTGCTGGCCACCGAAGAAGAGGAATTATTTATTCGCTGGTATTATCGCTATGAAATGGAATTGCTTTTGGAAAAAGCAGGCTTTTCCTCTATTAAGCTTAGCGAAGTGTCTTTTAGCCACAGTCCACAAGCCCAGCTTTATCAAGCCAAAAAATAA
- a CDS encoding NUDIX domain-containing protein, producing the protein MVNKVTRIGVYGVLIDKQSILLTPKRSGPYQGKLDLPGGKIEFGETIEEALRREMREEVAMGFVSMQLLQNVSYFIRAEQFDFHHLGLLYIVKEWYSLLDAKPEDSFDWYPLSTLNPQGLTPFAQSALK; encoded by the coding sequence ATGGTTAACAAAGTGACGCGGATAGGCGTTTATGGTGTGCTGATTGACAAGCAATCTATCCTCTTAACTCCTAAGCGATCCGGTCCTTATCAAGGTAAGTTGGATTTACCTGGAGGGAAAATTGAGTTTGGAGAGACCATCGAAGAGGCTTTAAGAAGAGAGATGCGAGAAGAAGTTGCCATGGGCTTTGTCTCTATGCAACTTTTGCAAAATGTCTCTTATTTTATCCGCGCTGAACAATTCGATTTTCACCATTTAGGCCTTCTTTATATCGTCAAAGAGTGGTATTCGCTTCTTGATGCCAAGCCAGAAGATAGTTTTGATTGGTATCCGCTTTCTACGCTTAATCCGCAAGGGCTGACTCCTTTTGCCCAATCTGCCTTAAAATAA
- a CDS encoding 2-phosphosulfolactate phosphatase: MSLLKIKKSLDIQKIRLSACGELTGLVIVIDVVRAFTTAAYAFAAGAEKMVLVGEVEEAFRLQRQFPDALLAGEQQGIPIDGFHFGNSPIEMANASLHGKTLIFRTSSGTQGVVKSHRASKILVSSFVVAKATLERIRFLESHSVSFVITGTTRGGFEDLALADYLEAKLLEEGEESVEPYLERVRLSPIGAAFSSGFYPHFPVHDLEAACQADQFPFAMEVSVENGLFVLRPVTREGLAWPFNLQGMK; this comes from the coding sequence ATGAGTCTATTAAAAATTAAAAAAAGCTTAGACATTCAAAAAATTCGCTTGTCTGCCTGTGGAGAGTTGACAGGACTTGTCATTGTCATCGATGTTGTACGGGCTTTTACAACAGCTGCTTATGCCTTTGCTGCGGGAGCGGAAAAGATGGTTTTAGTTGGCGAGGTAGAGGAGGCCTTCCGCCTTCAGAGGCAATTTCCGGACGCCTTATTGGCTGGAGAGCAGCAGGGAATTCCCATCGACGGTTTCCATTTTGGAAATTCGCCGATCGAAATGGCAAATGCTTCTTTGCATGGGAAGACGCTGATTTTTAGAACATCTTCGGGGACTCAAGGCGTTGTGAAGTCGCATCGGGCGTCTAAAATATTAGTTTCCAGCTTTGTGGTGGCAAAAGCGACTTTAGAGCGCATCCGTTTTTTAGAATCGCATTCGGTCAGCTTTGTGATTACCGGAACAACAAGAGGTGGTTTTGAGGATCTGGCTTTGGCTGATTATTTGGAGGCCAAGCTTTTAGAGGAAGGAGAGGAGAGCGTTGAACCCTATTTGGAGCGGGTCAGGCTTTCTCCGATAGGAGCGGCGTTTTCTAGTGGTTTTTATCCCCATTTTCCTGTCCATGATTTAGAAGCAGCTTGCCAAGCCGATCAATTTCCCTTTGCCATGGAAGTGTCTGTGGAAAACGGCTTGTTTGTTCTGCGTCCGGTTACTAGAGAAGGCTTGGCTTGGCCATTTAATCTGCAAGGAATGAAGTAA
- a CDS encoding GyrI-like domain-containing protein produces MKYQKVKVPAKHMIGIECRASNANPLVIAQHWERFYKEGVLSRIPDRLSEDVMALYCDYESDHTKPYSLVIGCEVSSLEKIPQGMVGKTVPASTYAVFTAKGAFPKAIIETWKTIWQTALKRTYTGDFEIYGSKYNSMVDPEMNISIAIRD; encoded by the coding sequence ATGAAGTACCAGAAAGTCAAAGTTCCGGCTAAGCACATGATTGGCATTGAATGTCGGGCATCCAATGCCAATCCGCTTGTCATTGCGCAGCACTGGGAGCGTTTCTATAAAGAGGGCGTATTAAGCCGCATTCCTGATCGATTATCAGAAGACGTCATGGCGCTTTATTGCGATTATGAAAGCGATCATACGAAGCCTTATTCGTTAGTTATTGGTTGCGAAGTCAGTTCTTTAGAGAAAATTCCGCAAGGAATGGTCGGTAAAACGGTCCCTGCTTCGACTTATGCGGTTTTCACTGCCAAAGGAGCCTTTCCTAAAGCGATCATAGAAACATGGAAAACTATTTGGCAAACGGCATTAAAGCGCACATATACAGGCGATTTTGAAATTTATGGCAGCAAGTATAATAGCATGGTTGATCCTGAAATGAACATTTCGATTGCTATAAGGGATTAG